CGTGTCGGTAAGCTGATGCAACCTGCGAAGTATGCGGCCAAGATATGCTTTCGGCAGAGCTTCAATATCGAGAAAGTCTTCGACACTCATGTTCGCTATACCGTTGTTGATACAAAACGTATCCACGAGGAACTGAAGCATCGGATCCTCGGCTGGTAGGCAGAAAAAGAGATACTTCACTTCCGGGTTGTGTGGAATAGATCGCCAATCTTTGTCGAAGATGGCGCCCATCAATGCAGTCTTGAATGATATTGCCGAGATTTGTTGCGCTAAGACGTATGCGCGATAGCAGATTGATGTCACGCTGTCATCGATAATGCAAGAGGGTAGTGTTTTCTCGTAGATCCAGTCAATGAATATCTCGAACGATTTCCTGTCGAAATGGTGAAGAGTCAGAGATCCCTCGTTCTCGGAAAGCTCACGGCGGAAGTATCCAGGGTACTCTGTAAGAAGCTTTTTGTGGAGGGTGTatgccttcttcttgaaTTTGACCTCGACGACGCCCAGATCGACAGCGACAGCAGCACTGCGCAGTATTAAGGTTATGACATAACAATCCTTTTTTATTTACCTACCTTGGTCTGAGCGGTGCTTTGCCGATATCGTCAAATCCTTTCATTGTAGTTGTAGCACCTGTTAATTCTGGCACCACAGTGTCAAGAAAAAGCTGGTGGAAGTTGTGTGAATGGTCGCTGCAGTTGGATATGGAAGGCACACTTGTATGAGGGATACGGAAATCCCAATCAGGATCCAGCTCTCTCACTAATCCTAGACCCCAAGACCCCTGCCCTACCTTTACTACGCCGCCTATTCGCGAATGTCGAGTGTATGTTATATTCACTTTCGAGTCGCAATATCTAAGGTCAATGCCGCATCAACGAGTCAAAGGGACAAACTGTCCAAAGAAAGAAACTATGTATTACCTGGCATGGACCATGCTTGCAATTCGAGCACGTGATGTGAGTCTTACTCTAACTTAGCCAACTGAAGCGCTTATGTACATCGAGACAGAACAGGACAGTATGCTTGTCAAGGTCTTACTCGTTAATTGATTGTGCACTACTATTTTTTGTCGGTTTAGCGAGCCAAACGCCTTTAAGATTATTCGGCTAATTCTACGGAGCTTGCTCGGGCTTTACGTACCCGGTTTCTTACAATTTGCGACGTTTGCCTATAGTTGATGCATATATTAGCTATGGATAATGCATTGACGTTACAACGCGAAGATATCTGTCTAAAACTTGTTAGCTTTATCTTCCACGTTTAAGTATGAATGAGAATTTACTAAGGTAGGGCATAGAATTCGGTTCATAGAGGAAAGAAAGCCTAGTGTGTATTAAACAAAATTATTTGGTAGAGTGTAGATATTAGTGGGGGCGCAATAGATTTTATCTATATACAACATTATGGTACTGCTGCAGGCTGCCATACTATACTAACCTTGGCATACAAAACTAGAGAACTTCAAACAGTTTAAAGCCAAGAGGTGTTCTTGAAACAATACACAGTGCTTCTGGTAAGTTAGGTAAGCTGTTGTTTTGAATCCTGGCTGGTACGCTAACGATGGGTAACATGGTACAGTGTCAAACATGGAGCATTTTTGAGCTCAATCTACTCTACCTACCATGGAAGTGGTTACTATAGTGCTGCGTAGGCTATATAAATTGCTGCTTTTTTCCTCTCTTCCCAAACTGCTCCTTCATATATCGACAGTACTCACTATGCTATCCAAAAGACGTTCAGTGCGGGCGTCCGCAGTTCGCCCTAGGTATGTACACCAACACGCAATTGAAAGCAGTAAAACTAATACCAGACAGCGCTGCAGCATCCTCCGGCACCATTATTGTCAAAGTCGGCCGTAATGGCAAGGAGTACACACTCCATACAGAACTTCTCAAGCAACACTCCGGATACTTCCGAGGAGCTCTATCCCACGACTGGAAAGAGACCGTCGACGGTATCATCCCTCTTACCGACGTGGAAACGGACTTATTCGACATGTTCGTTGACTGGATCTATCAGGGCACCATTTCAACCCCCTTCGATAAAACCGGTCCACTCATCAAAGTCAAAATGCGACATCAATGCTATTTCCTGGCTGACAGACTCTTGGCTGTCGGCATGAAGGATGCTCTGATGGACGATATTTTTCGCCTGTATGAACAGACTGGCTACGGATTCTGTCCCTCGGGCAGCGAAATTACTGACGTCTTCGCCAAGTTGACTGAGATGGATCCATTGGTTAAGCTCTATGTCGATATCTGGCATACCACTGGAGGCCCTGAGCAGGGAGAAACCCCGATTATCAATGACATGAAGAATTTGCCCAAAGAATTTCTGGTGCTCTTGGCGGTAAGGTCGTGGGTCACAAGCCGTAACCAGATGCCGGGTGTATATTTGAACCGCAACGACTATAACCAGAGGGTTAGCTTGGACGAACCAGGGAATAATGACTTATTGGTTCTGGAATCCTCGAGTTCTAGGTCTTCAAGCTCTGAGTACGCGAGCTCTGAGTACTCAATTGAGTAGCGTTCGGGGAGATCAGAAGATCTTCACGGTCGGTGAGGGACGGAAGGTGGGACAATGATTGTTCGTACCCCAATGTTGTACCACTCATCTGGAAATTAGAGGATTAGTACATTTCAGTTGCTAGAAATCGTTCATCTCATAGGTTCAGAAGGTAGACGCGACCAACAACTATGCACCAACCTTAACCACATATCGCAAGCTACGCATCTTGGTTCTGCAACATAAATAGTAAACACCGCCCCGTTATACTGCTGTGCCCTATCGTTGAAACTTTCAATCATCACAATCATCGAGGCTATCTTTGGACACGTAGCGGAAATGCGGGACCTTTTATCATGTCCATGGGAAAAAACCCTGGCAGAGCTCTTTGGCACCTACAAACATGCTATATTAGGTGAGTGTGTTGCGTATTTTGATTACTTTGTATGATTATTCACATGCGCAAATACCTTATACTCCTTGAGTGTATTCTGATCTTTCTTAGTTTCTATGTTGAAGCATTTCGCCTGTATCTTGTTCGTTGCGACTATAGCCTGCCAAAGAAGACTAGACGTCTACAAAAGACCCCTTTTCTAAGAAAAGAAAAGTCTTGAAGAATTATGCCTGTTCAGTATTTTGACCATGCCGGCGGTGAGTGAAGCTTCACTTTTGTAGTGTCGTGCGTAGTGCCTGCCTACCCTTAGTTGTCAGTATCTACGCTTGGTCCATCCGAGCTTACCTCCGACTCCGACTCCTACGGAGAATCCCGCGTATCACTCTTCTATCCTTTGCAAACGATGTGTACAATCTATCCCACAAAAACATTCGGAATCGTCACCCGAACTAACCAGTATGTACTTAGGAGAGCACGTCAGATTCCCCACTTTCTGGAATAATGAGGCCAAGCCTCGTACCCTCCCTCCACGTGTTCCGACCGAGCCAGCCCTGTCTATGTTGCATGTAAATATGTCGCCGGCAAATCGCCGATTCGTAAGAAAAACATCACCAAGCATGAGCCGTTGTCACTCGTACATACTTGTCTGTGACTGCCTGCGCAGCGGTGAGACTAATCCGTCCAGCCTATTGACTAGTGCGGAATTTTGGTTGGCAGTATATCGCGAGAGTTGCAGCTTTCAAGTAACATCGATAGTGCGCCTTTTGAATCTAGAGATTAGGGTGGTCCACTCATGCATGTGACGACCCCATGTTAGGAACAGGGGTTTACGATTAGGCAACGCGGCTTCACACTTCGGCATCTGGCTCCGAATCTCCGAATCCTTCTACACTCCGGCCCCGAAAGTAGCGTCTCCTACCTTGTCCTTTGCTATTCTAATTCCGAGACCTTTTCGATCTGCACATGCATTGTTCAAACGTGCCCAGTGGAAGAGATGACGCATTCGTGAGGGCGAGCACACTAGATCAGCTTACGACATGGGGTGAGCGGAAGTGTTGTCAGGTACCATTGCCGACCGAAAAGTTCGAAGTGGTAAATATCTGCTTACAAGGGAACATAGCAATGCCCCGTTAAACAAAGTTTATCGGCATGCACGTTGCACTGGAGATTCTTATCAACAGCCCCGACACGATGATAATTATCTCGGCACATGTTTCATGGCATACCACAATGGATGTTACCGGTACTACCCACACCTGAGGAGTTGAAGCTGCAAGGATGACCATGGCTGTTGTCAATATCCAACCTTAGCGCCAGAGAAGAGAATTTTCTAGATGAAAGCCATTATACCGAGACCCAAAGACATCTTGACAATCTGTCCGAAGCTCAGACATTGGGAACCATCATCGTAACAGTAACACGATACCGCCAGCATGAGCATCTGATCGCCTTATGGCCGACCAATACGATAGTGAAGATCGGTTTCAAGCATCGAGTCGCATGCAAAGAGTTGACGAGAATGGACTAAGATAAAACCCCATCTTTTGCAAAAGATCTACTCACTACGTAATCCCGCCCGACTTCTGATGCGATGTCCGTCAGAAAGCACGAGTAAGCATGACGAAAAGACATACAGCCAAGTGACAGTCTTTCACGACAAGGAACATAGCCCCTCAGACTCCACTTCCCAGTCCCCCAAGCCTTGGCCGAGAGTAAGCCCGCTCTGAACGATCCAATAGTCCCGTAACCCAGATCTATCACATCCGCCTTCCTCAAACGCTTTGTACCATTCGTAGTAATTCATAGCGAAATACGAACAGAACATTCTATGCGACTTACCACGAACTAAACTAAACTATACTGTATGTTGACTTCATACATTTCCCATCAATTCTACACCATCACATCCCAGTGCAAATATCCTACCAACTCTCCATATATACAGCCTGAAAACATCCCTCACATACTCACTCACCACCAAACCCTCATTTCTCCTTCAGCTGTGCACATACACGTACCCCGCTAAACGGACCGGAAAGTTTTCCGAATGCGCGCGGCGCAACTACCCAAAACAGGAAACACCCTCATCGCATCCAGATGTAAAAGTGGGTAATCCAGCTACGATTGGAGGTTCGCCGTAAACTTTCCAAAGAACCAGGTACCGCATATGTTCTGTTTCAGATTTGCGTTCGTCGCATGTATCCAAGTGGGGAGTGAGGAAAACATCTTCTGTTGCCTGCTGTGTCATGTTGTGCATTCATTCCGGGGCAAAGATGCAGATTGATAATTTTAAAGTTTCTATGGAAGGAGTTCCGAATTGGGGTTGCACAGGGGAGGGATTAGAGAGACCTGGTTGTGGGCGATGCGCCTGGTGTTTCGGAATGGGGTAGGATTGAGAAGGGGGAGGGGGTTCTTGCAGGCCTTCGTATTGAACGGCGACCTGGTAGTGATGGGGTGTCCGGATCGGTCGgagcgctgctggctggctggctggctgCGATGCCAGTTTGTATGGGGTTACGAGGGATTGGCAAAATTTAACTTGTTTGAAAGTACGAGGTGTCGGTAGTTGAACCCATCGAATCCGAGATGGAAACCTGTGTATCCGACAGAGTACGACATGTTGGCTTGGCACAGTCGTGTTCTGTATCGATCTTGGGGAAACATGAGAGGTCTGCATCATTGTGTATTGCAATAGAAGGGTCAAAGTGCCCCACGTAAAGTGCCCAAAGGCCTACGTATCGCCAATATCTGGCGTCTGCAACAGTGAATGTGTAAAAGCCCGATCAACTACAACTGCCATTTTGGTGGGCTCCGTGTTTCCACATTTGCGACAAAACCCTGTGTTCTTGCTTGCTCGTTGGTCGGATCAATGCCCACCGTAAACTCTGGTCCCCGTGCATGTCCGTGTTCTTCATCGTATGTTAATTCTCGTGTGCTCGTCCCATTGCTCTTCATGCTGGCTGTCCTTTCAAGGTCCTTGTCGTGCAGCTCGTATTGGGCGCTGTAGTCGATACGCTCCTCTACGACTTCGACTTCGTAGCTGACAAAGATGGCATGGAACGACTTTTCGATGATTGGCCAGAAAATAGGCATGGAGGCGCAGATGATGGCAAGGTCAATCTCCGAACAGGAGAGTACAATCATGATGGGTGCCCACCATGTCCAGTCGACGTATGGATAGGTCGCGCCCCGTGTGATGATAATGCCATGTAGACGGTAGACGGAAGTTCCAACAACACTATAGAGGTATCAGATTGGAGTCACGATTGATAAAGCAGAATACTTACACCGCGCCAAATGTGAAGACACCGGTCATTGCCAACACATTTTTCATCCGTAAGTTTGGTGTTCGGAACAAGACCATCGGGGTCATGAAGATGGCCATATCCAGCACCATGTTGGTGGCTGCTTGAGATATGTACATACCGATGAAGGTGTCGAGATTGTCAAGACCATAACCGTAGCACTTGGGGTTGAGGGCGCGATTCCAGTAGCCGGAAATGGGGAAGC
This sequence is a window from Pyrenophora tritici-repentis strain M4 chromosome 4, whole genome shotgun sequence. Protein-coding genes within it:
- a CDS encoding BTB domain containing protein, which encodes MKGFDDIGKAPLRPSAAVAVDLGVVEVKFKKKAYTLHKKLLTEYPGYFRRELSENEGSLTLHHFDRKSFEIFIDWIYEKTLPSCIIDDSVTSICYRAYVLAQQISAISFKTALMGAIFDKDWRSIPHNPEVKYLFFCLPAEDPMLQFLVDTFCINNGIANMSVEDFLDIEALPKAYLGRILRRLHQLTDTPEKDKVFRRGGYIMMLCFNRMGIAKSPIAPFLDEAKDLKAVEVTPSVKKEAGTNAMKSMMIRKKH
- a CDS encoding BTB domain containing protein, whose product is MLSKRRSVRASAVRPSAAASSGTIIVKVGRNGKEYTLHTELLKQHSGYFRGALSHDWKETVDGIIPLTDVETDLFDMFVDWIYQGTISTPFDKTGPLIKVKMRHQCYFLADRLLAVGMKDALMDDIFRLYEQTGYGFCPSGSEITDVFAKLTEMDPLVKLYVDIWHTTGGPEQGETPIINDMKNLPKEFLVLLAVRSWVTSRNQMPGVYLNRNDYNQRVSLDEPGNNDLLVLESSSSRSSSSEYASSEYSIE